The following proteins come from a genomic window of Henningerozyma blattae CBS 6284 chromosome 4, complete genome:
- the TBLA0D02840 gene encoding alpha-keto acid decarboxylase family protein gives MSQVTLGRYLFERLNQIKIQTIFGLPGDFNLPLLDKIYEIPGMRWVGNANELNAAYAADGYARIKGMSCMITTFGVGELSALNGIAGSYAEHVGVLHVVGVPSLEAQAKKLLLHHTLGDGDFNAFYRMSSEISETAVMIKDVTTAPAEIDRCIKTAYVMQRPVYLGLPVNLVNAMVPVSLLQTPIDLSLRPNDADSESEVIQTILEMVKQAKNPIIIADACASRHDVKAETEKLIDITQFPSFVTPMGKGSINEQHPRFGGVYVGTLTRPEVKKAVESADLILSIGALLSDFNTGSFSYNYETKNVIEFHSDHTKIKNAVYEGIQMKFVLSKLITKIGEVVKNYKPVAVPAPILANPKTSPETPLRQEWLWNQLGNFLQEGDIVLTETGTSAFGINQTYFPKNTYGISQVLWGSIGFTGGCVLGAAFAAEEIDPKKRVVLFIGDGSLQLTVQEISTMVNWNLKPYLFVLNNDGYTIERLIHGPTAQYNEIQPWNNLELLSTFGAKDYQAVRVATTGEWNILTQNPEFNQNSKIRMIEVMLPTMDAPSNLISQAELTASINAKQ, from the coding sequence ATGTCTCAAGTTACTTTAGGTAGATACCtttttgaaagattaaaccaaataaaaattcaaaccATATTTGGTTTACCAGGTGATTTCAATTTACCATTATTggataaaatatatgaaatCCCAGGCATGAGATGGGTTGGTAATgctaatgaattaaatgcTGCTTATGCTGCCGACGGTTATGCAAGAATTAAAGGTATGTCCTGTATGATTACTACTTTTGGTGTCGGTGAATTATCTGCTTTAAATGGTATTGCTGGTTCTTACGCTGAACATGTAGGTGTCTTGCATGTTGTCGGTGTACCATCTTTAGAAGCTCAagctaaaaaattattgttacATCATACGTTAGGTGATGGTGATTTTAATGCTTTTTATAGAATGTCTTCTGAAATTTCGGAAACTGCTGTAATGATCAAAGATGTTACTACTGCTCCAGCTGAAATTGATAGATGCATTAAAACTGCCTACGTTATGCAAAGACCTGTTTATTTGGGTTTACCAGTTAACCTAGTTAACGCAATGGTTCCAGTATCTTTGCTACAAACTCCAATTGATTTATCTTTAAGACCAAATGACGCTGATTCTGAGTCCGAAGTGATTCAAACTATCCTGGAAATGGTTAAACAAGCAAAAAatccaattattattgctgaTGCTTGTGCTTCAAGACATGATGTCAAAGCTGaaactgaaaaattaattgatattacTCAATTTCCATCCTTTGTTACACCAATGGGTAAGGGTTCAATTAATGAACAACACCCAAGATTTGGTGGTGTCTATGTTGGCACTTTAACTAGACCAGAAGTAAAGAAAGCTGTTGAATCTGCAGACTTGATTTTGTCTATTGGTGCTTTATTATCTGATTTTAACACAGGTTCATTTTCATACAATTATGAGACAAAAAATGTTATTGAATTCCATTCTGACCATACTAAGATCAAAAATGCTGTTTATGAAGGtattcaaatgaaatttgTCTTAAGTAAATTAATTACAAAGATTGGCGAAGTGGTCAAGAATTATAAACCAGTAGCTGTCCCAGCTCCAATCCTAGCAAACCCAAAGACTTCTCCAGAAACTCCGTTGAGACAAGAATGGTTATGGAACCAATTGGGCAATTTCTTACAAGAAGGTGACATTGTTTTAACTGAGACAGGTACTTCCGCTTTTGGTATTAACCAAACttattttccaaagaaCACATATGGTATTTCTCAAGTATTATGGGGCTCAATTGGTTTCACAGGTGGTTGTGTACTTGGTGCTGCTTTTGCTGCTGAAGAAATAGATCCAAAGAAGAGAGTAGTTTTATTCATTGGTGATGGTTCTTTACAATTGACTGTTCAAGAAATCTCTACCATGGTCAATTGGAATCTAAAaccatatttatttgttttaaataatgatggtTATACTATCGAACGATTAATCCATGGACCAACAGCGcaatataatgaaattcaACCATGGAATAACTTAGAATTGCTATCAACTTTTGGTGCTAAGGATTACCAAGCAGTGAGAGTAGCAACCACTGGGGAatggaatattttaactCAAAATCCGGAATTTAATCAGAATTCTAAAATCAGAATGATTGAAGTCATGCTACCAACTATGGATGCACCatctaatttaatttctcaAGCAGAGTTAACCGCCTCAATCAATGCTAAGCAGTAG
- the TBLA0D02850 gene encoding SKN1/KRE6 family beta-glucan synthesis-associated protein (similar to Saccharomyces cerevisiae SKN1 (YGR143W) and KRE6 (YPR159W); ancestral locus Anc_3.508) codes for MPIRKLTNIFNQNSSSSRGKKSHSPRQDSVESLDSPTNPPSFSSDLNLLTDNDASMEHHTNTIVYGSNEEFISSDDSTRALNNPFNPEHYPILDREKRESTTTTNTSTSLSISSTSDILNSNSNHGSSNQTGSHSSSGNHTGHSNQHRNHHHHNNNNNNSLPTTSALSPRSPYMVEDLNDQRQEYSGYYAKRSSIANKVPDINNTTVEEIESIPPNVIRNSYMNIKTPVMNSMNSFSNINGTFANANPDYKTPIRTLINQANSPYNLKYLQNSPNVSSPDSVIMQTNDYDRYPVVGSKQALLKQWKQNSSSNNNISTTPGKSSSYLEKDEVHSINEPSINKDLTASPFGGYPATYFPLTLDEKEEDDFLHNPNPEEEARLDRHRFREDFKHMSLRSFGGLVGLLILVLGGLALFVVLPALTFTGATNIHDHHSNNLVYINNGDNSTEAVERLTNYKYPQLAAIRTYLVDPDTPASAKTRLSKDGETWPLVFSDEFNAEGRTFYEGDDQFWTAPDIHYDATKDLEWYAPDAATTRNGTLQLRMDAYKNHGLYYRSGMLQSWNKVCFTQGALEISGNLPNYGRVTGLWPGLWTMGNLARPGYLASTEGLWPYSYEDCDAGITPNQSSPDGISYLPGQRLSVCTCDGEDHPNQGTGRGAPELDIIEGEADTTLGVGIASQSLQIAPFDIWYIPDYDFIEVYNFTTTQMNSYCGGPFQQAVSAVSTLNTTWYQFGEDAGYFQTYSIEYLNDNDNGYITWYVGDTATYTIYATALHPNGNIGWRRISKEPMSIVMNLGISNNWAYIDWQMIYFPVTFSIDYVRLYQPKDAISITCDPEDYPTYDYIQNHLNAYSNANLTSWTAAGYSFPENILTGNCKSSKFSFDS; via the coding sequence ATGCCTATTAGAAAGCTAACAAACATATTCAACCAGAATAGTTCTAGTAGTAGAGGGAAGAAATCCCACTCTCCTCGACAGGACTCGGTAGAATCACTAGACTCTCCCACTAACCCACCTTCTTTTTCCAGTGACTTAAACCTTTTGACAGATAATGATGCTTCCATGGAACACCATACAAACACCATAGTATACGGTTCTAATGAGGAATTCATAAGCAGTGACGATAGTACAAGAGCATTAAACAACCCTTTCAATCCAGAACATTATCCAATACTTGATAGAGAAAAAAGAGAAAGCACTACCACAACGAATACCTCCACTTCGCTAAGCATATCCTCTACTagtgatattttaaatagcAATTCAAACCATGGGAGTAGTAACCAAACGGGCTCACATTCGAGCTCAGGTAATCATACAGGACATTCAAATCAACACCgtaatcatcatcatcataataataataataataatagtttacCTACTACATCTGCTTTAAGTCCTCGTTCACCTTATATGGTGGAAGACTTAAACGATCAAAGACAAGAGTACTCAGGCTATTATGCCAAGAGAAGTAGTATTGCTAATAAAGTACCCGATATAAACAATACAACTGTGGAAGAAATAGAATCCATACCTCCAAACGTGATTAGAAATAGTtatatgaatataaaaacaCCAGTAATGAATTCCATGAACAGTTTCAGTAATATAAATGGAACTTTTGCTAATGCTAATCCAGACTATAAGACACCAATAAGAACTTTAATCAATCAAGCTAATAGTCCCTATaacttgaaatatttacaaaactCTCCAAACGTTTCTTCCCCAGATAGCGTCATTATGCAAACCAATGATTACGATAGATACCCAGTTGTTGGTTCCAAGCAAGCGTTATTGAAACAATGGAAACAAAATTCAagttcaaataataatattagtacTACCCCGGGaaaatcttcttcatatttagaaaaagatGAAGTGCACTCCATAAATGAACCATCCATCAATAAAGATTTAACTGCATCACCATTCGGTGGTTATCCAGCAACATATTTCCCCCTAACTTTAgatgaaaaagaagaagatgatttCCTACATAATCCAAATCCAGAAGAAGAGGCACGTCTTGATAGACATAGATTTAGAGAAGATTTTAAACATATGAGTTTACGTTCCTTTGGTGGTCTTGTAGGTTTACTAATATTAGTACTTGGTGGGTTAGCCTTATTTGTCGTATTACCAGCCTTAACTTTCACTGGTGCAACTAATATACATGATCAtcattctaataatttagtatatattaataatggtgACAATTCAACAGAAGCCGTGGAACGTCTCacaaattacaaatatcCACAGTTGGCTGCCATTAGAACATATTTGGTTGACCCAGATACTCCCGCCTCAGCGAAGACAAGATTATCAAAAGACGGTGAAACTTGGCCATTGGTATTCTCAGATGAATTTAATGCAGAGGGAAGAACTTTCTATGAAGGTGATGATCAATTCTGGACTGCACCAGATATTCATTACGATGCTACTAAGGATTTGGAATGGTACGCACCAGATGCTGCCACTACAAGAAATGGTACTTTACAGTTAAGAATGGATGCCTACAAAAACCATGGATTATATTATAGATCGGGTATGTTGCAAAGTTGGAATAAGGTTTGTTTCACTCAAGGTGCTCTAGAAATTTCAGGTAATTTACCAAATTATGGTCGTGTCACAGGGTTATGGCCTGGTTTATGGACAATGGGTAATTTAGCAAGACCAGGTTATCTAGCTTCCACTGAAGGTCTATGGCCTTATAGTTATGAAGATTGTGACGCTGGTATTACTCCAAATCAAAGTTCTCCAGATGGTATTTCTTACTTACCGGGACAAAGATTAAGTGTGTGTACATGTGATGGTGAAGATCATCCAAATCAAGGTACAGGTAGAGGTGCTCCAGAATTAGATATCATTGAAGGTGAAGCCGATACTACATTAGGTGTAGGTATAGCATCTCAATCTTTGCAAATTGCTCCTTTTGATATTTGGTACATCCCAGATTATGATTTTATTGAAGTCTATAATTTCACTACTACTCAAATGAATTCTTATTGTGGTGGCCCTTTCCAACAAGCTGTCTCTGCTGTCTCCACCTTAAATACAACATGGTATCAATTCGGTGAAGATGCAGGGTATTTTCAAACATATTCCATcgaatatttaaatgataacGACAATGGTTATATAACTTGGTACGTTGGTGATACAGCTACTTATACAATCTATGCTACCGCATTACACCCAAATGGTAATATTGGTTGGAGAAGAATTAGTAAGGAACCAATGTCTATCGTTATGAACTTAGGTATTTCCAATAATTGGGCTTATATTGATTGgcaaatgatttatttcCCAGTAACATTCTCAATTGATTACGTTAGATTATATCAACCAAAGGATGCCATTTCCATCACTTGTGATCCTGAAGATTACCCAACTTACgattatattcaaaatcatttgaatgCCTATTCAAATGCTAATCTAACAAGTTGGACAGCTGCTGGTTATTCCTTCccagaaaatattttgacaGGAAATTGTAAGtcttcaaaattttcttttgatagTTGA
- the TBLA0D02860 gene encoding uncharacterized protein (similar to Saccharomyces cerevisiae BTN2 (YGR142W) and YPR158W; ancestral locus Anc_3.506) — MFSVCKNYNNIPIAMSYEYPNQRCQKFKRRRVSEGLYQTHMPSEEEEEEEEEEEEEEEEKNSNEINYSIYETDKYYEVKLTKELDSIRLRRAIDTRLMELQDKYLEPSSYQVVQDFFGNQYYVEEESKEDEARARERAMKEFDLYDFVEKFSMQSFGDYEFEINRRKNGLLITSYEDGLDQELDLDKKVDEVEIVSCINEETDEGNIEAVLTLMLHKEASNCEPIRSKPKRHHPHHCTRKHKKRTSKSHKNKNSNDTIEETHIEWHSPILEEIEDEEIGRYHETLFTPLDNENSIVEEL, encoded by the coding sequence atgTTTTCTGTGtgtaaaaattataataatatcccTATTGCTATGAGTTACGAATACCCAAATCAAAGATGCCAGAAATTCAAGAGAAGACGCGTTTCCGAAGGCTTATACCAGACACATATGCCatctgaagaagaagaagaagaagaagaagaagaagaagaagaagaagaagaaaaaaattccaatgAGATCAATTATTCTATATATGAAACTGACAAATATTATGAAGTTAAATTGACAAAAGAGCTGGATAGCATACGATTAAGGCGAGCCATCGATACTAGATTGATGGAATTGcaagataaatatttggagCCTAGTAGTTATCAAGTGGTGCAAGATTTTTTTGGTAACCAGTATTATGTCGAGGAAGAATcaaaagaagatgaagcaCGAGCTAGAGAAAGAGCTATGAAAGAGTTTGACCTTTATGATTTTGtggaaaaattttccatGCAAAGTTTTGGCGATTATGAGTTTGAAATCAATCGTAGAAAAAATGGGCTTCTTATAACCAGTTATGAAGATGGACTGGATCAGGAATTAGATCTTGACAAGAAAGTTGATGAAGTTGAAATAGTCTCATGTATAAATGAGGAAACTGATGAAGGCAACATCGAAGCAGTTTTAACGCTAATGCTACACAAAGAGGCATCAAACTGTGAACCAATTAGATCGAAACCCAAGAGACACCATCCACACCACTGTACACGCAAACACAAAAAACGTACTTCCAAAAGTCACAAGAACAAAAACAGCAACGACACAATTGAGGAAACCCATATTGAATGGCATTCACCTATAttggaagaaattgaagacGAAGAGATTGGCCGATACCACGAAACATTGTTCACGCCATTAGATAATGAAAACTCTATTGTCGAGGAACTATAG
- the TBLA0D02870 gene encoding uncharacterized protein: MVSMDILFKNSDALRILSPKKEKNRILTNLKRNSKAALNRLGLTENNLSGKGSLLDILINIGIVTSLKDSSIRMVSFESDKKDTGVFRNCYYPDFEIDAEMEQELSQPLAANVIPTYEEGVIDDGETLTEAEDALNDVSNVPSQFNTLNSINTLINSYTKTSLYSSRKGGVSDVRLKESEIEDIILGVIEFNELIKGRLNQEDVNACNRLCVFFTVDMPSSIVSEKLIDVIFLDGTHLAGKFQTLLTLVATTTENRSYPIAHMLVQGGEKYREARQFLWLTKKYVPLSWDRIQVMCDQSRALESAITSVMDRPYLTCGVHLVKNVVKWTKGKVVAKFRNLLHTLDEATCNDNLKCLVQAFYSSAKANQNSTYNKITSMKEKFATFTRKNHFEQFSTNPVEQFHSLIKMLKRTGTNNLINNLLANQGSCINTLVDENWRTSIEMTNFGICIISCQLALASCFEVISKPSDHDVYTLQFVTKTDIKKMYEAYMRTLGRKANYTDSRYACLKSLKNCGQPVVVKGNYCSLCPSPGYYYCPHVFATKLFKHFPSIYEGLQCQPILQDLNLLGNLNINVKECIEYFGIHSVLYR, from the coding sequence ATGGTATCAATGGACAtactatttaaaaattcagatGCTCTACGCATATTATCTCcaaaaaaagagaagaatCGAATTCTTACGAACTTGAAAAGAAACTCTAAGGCAGCTTTAAACAGATTAGGGCTTAcggaaaataatttgagtGGAAAAGGTTCGTTACTTGATATTCTTATCAACATAGGAATTGTGACTAGCTTAAAAGATAGCAGTATAAGAATGGTATCTTTTGAATCTGATAAGAAGGATACAGGTGTTTTCAGAAACTGCTATTATCCTGATTTTGAGATTGATGCTGAAATGGAACAAGAATTATCTCAGCCACTTGCTGCGAATGTTATACCAACTTATGAGGAGGGTGTAATAGATGATGGGGAAACTCTAACTGAGGCTGAAGATGCTCTCAATGACGTATCTAATGTGCCATCTCAATTTAATACTTTAAATAGTATTAACACTCTAATAAACTCATATACAAAGACATCTCTATATTCTTCTAGAAAAGGTGGTGTTTCAGATGTTCGTTTAAAAGAGTCTGAAATTGAAGACATTATCTTAGGTGTTATCGAATTTAATGAACTTATTAAAGGTCGATTAAATCAAGAAGATGTCAATGCATGTAATCGCTTATGTGTATTCTTTACTGTTGATATGCCTTCATCAATCGTTTCTGAAAAGCTTATAGATGTGATATTCTTAGATGGAACACATTTAGCAGGTAAATTTCAAACATTACTTACACTAGTTGCAACTACAACAGAAAACAGGTCATACCCAATCGCTCACATGCTTGTTCAAGGAGGAGAGAAATATAGAGAAGCACGTCAATTCTTGTGGTTGACCAAAAAGTATGTTCCACTTTCTTGGGATAGAATTCAGGTAATGTGCGATCAAAGTCGTGCATTAGAAAGTGCAATTACTAGCGTAATGGATAGGCCATATCTAACCTGTGGTGTTCATCTAGTTAAAAATGTGGTAAAATGGACGAAGGGTAAGGTTGTTGCCAAGTTTAGAAACTTATTGCATACACTAGACGAAGCCACGtgtaatgataatttaaagtGTCTTGTCCAGGCGTTTTATTCGAGCGCTAAGGCCAATCAGAATTCCacttataataaaataactagtatgaaagaaaaatttgcTACGtttacaagaaaaaatcacTTTGAACAGTTTTCAACCAACCCAGTTGAACAGTTTCATAGTTTGATCAAGATGTTAAAGAGAACTGGTACTAACAACctgattaataatttactGGCAAACCAAGGCTCTTGTATAAATACTTTAGTCGATGAAAACTGGCGAACTTCAATTGAAATGACAAATTTTGGGATTTGTATCATTTCGTGCCAGTTAGCGTTAGCTAGTTGTTTTGAAGTGATCTCTAAACCTTCGGACCATGATGTTTATACTTTGCAATTCGTCACTAAAAcagatattaaaaagatGTACGAAGCATATATGAGAACTCTAGGAAGAAAAGCTAATTATACAGATTCAAGGTACGCATGCTTGAAGTCTTTGAAGAACTGTGGACAGCCCGTTGTTGTAAAAGGGAATTATTGCTCTTTGTGTCCAAGCCCTGGTTACTATTATTGTCCACACGTTTTTGCCACTAAACTATTTAAACATTTCCCTTCAATATATGAAGGGCTGCAATGTCAACCTATTTTGCAGGATCTAAACCTACTAGGTAATCTTAATATTAATGTGAAAGAATGTATTGAATACTTCGGTATACATTCCGTTTTATATCGATGA